The following proteins are co-located in the Brachybacterium sacelli genome:
- a CDS encoding pyridoxamine 5'-phosphate oxidase family protein: MGKVFDAIDPNLRSWIEEQPLWFVATAPLGADGHVNVSPRGHDTFSVLDPHRVAWVDYTGSGVETIAHIRENGRVCLMFASYGKRPRIVRLHGTGEVFLPGEATFEDVVARHPEHPSTRAVITVDVTRISDSCGWGVPIMEKTGERDLLRLRAEKKGADGMAQYRAERNARSIDGLPGLPLESAESSGRRAETD; this comes from the coding sequence ATGGGCAAAGTCTTCGACGCGATAGATCCGAACCTGCGTTCATGGATCGAGGAACAGCCCCTGTGGTTCGTCGCCACGGCACCCCTCGGCGCCGACGGGCACGTGAACGTCTCGCCGCGCGGGCACGACACCTTCTCCGTCCTGGACCCCCACCGGGTCGCCTGGGTCGACTACACCGGCAGCGGAGTCGAGACCATCGCGCACATACGCGAGAACGGCCGCGTGTGCCTCATGTTCGCCTCCTACGGCAAGCGGCCCCGCATCGTTCGCCTGCACGGCACGGGCGAGGTGTTCCTGCCCGGCGAGGCCACGTTCGAGGACGTCGTCGCACGGCACCCCGAGCATCCGAGCACCCGAGCGGTGATCACCGTGGACGTGACCCGGATCAGTGACTCGTGCGGCTGGGGCGTTCCGATCATGGAGAAGACCGGTGAGCGTGACCTCCTCCGCCTGCGGGCCGAGAAGAAGGGTGCGGACGGCATGGCGCAGTACCGCGCCGAGCGGAACGCGCGGAGCATCGACGGCCTGCCCGGGCTGCCGCTCGAGAGTGCGGAGTCATCGGGTCGGAGGGCCGAGACAGATTGA
- a CDS encoding phosphotransferase family protein produces MDEVEVVVAHSQRATLRVGDVFLKVDVDAAHADVEERAMALAPVPTPRILWRRPPVLAIAAVPGRALGVLGEPSPASPAAWSAAGAAIRTLHDAPLPPWEGHTLEDTTEELDRECSWLLEHDVLPAEVIRHNREIAEAALRPRRPAFIHGDLQITHVFIEDDEVVGIIDWSEAAPGDAMFDLATVTLGHEEHLDDLLDGYGEGADPQVIRAWWSLRSLMASRWLITHGFDPDAPGCEFDVLRARMRET; encoded by the coding sequence ATGGATGAGGTCGAAGTCGTCGTCGCGCACAGTCAGCGCGCGACGCTGCGCGTCGGCGACGTGTTCCTGAAGGTGGACGTCGACGCGGCGCATGCCGACGTCGAGGAACGCGCCATGGCTCTGGCTCCCGTGCCCACGCCGAGGATCCTCTGGCGCCGGCCACCGGTCCTCGCGATCGCCGCCGTGCCCGGCAGAGCGCTCGGCGTTCTCGGCGAGCCCTCCCCCGCATCGCCGGCGGCATGGTCTGCAGCAGGCGCTGCGATACGGACTCTGCACGATGCGCCGCTGCCGCCGTGGGAGGGACACACGCTCGAGGACACCACAGAGGAACTCGATCGCGAGTGCTCGTGGCTGCTCGAGCACGACGTCCTGCCCGCCGAGGTCATCCGTCACAACCGCGAGATCGCGGAGGCGGCGCTCCGGCCGCGGCGACCGGCGTTCATCCATGGCGACCTGCAGATCACGCACGTCTTTATCGAGGACGACGAGGTCGTCGGCATCATCGACTGGTCCGAGGCCGCCCCCGGGGATGCCATGTTCGATCTGGCCACCGTGACCCTCGGGCACGAGGAGCATCTGGACGACCTGCTCGACGGCTACGGCGAAGGCGCGGACCCCCAGGTGATCCGTGCCTGGTGGTCACTGCGCAGCCTCATGGCGTCACGCTGGCTGATCACCCACGGCTTCGACCCGGACGCGCCGGGATGCGAGTTCGACGTCCTCAGGGCACGGATGCGGGAGACGTAG
- a CDS encoding LacI family DNA-binding transcriptional regulator, giving the protein MIEGSPAKRPASKRAPTLRDVAEHAGVSFKTVSNVINDYEYVSETTRAKVKRSIAELGYIPQNAARQLRTGASNIFTLSFPSLAFSYFSGLAQEIVDEAARQDLTIVLRNNSAGREEEMKVLTGFDHRLGDGFIFNPLLVGEQFIADLEEVRQPTVFIGEHVPTDRLPAGSDYVRIDNTRAFVELTDHVISRGRRRPAFLGSLPAPSANQPHGSMRLRLDGFRTSVATHGLSVQDAPVVAVDHWHRLDARRAVNRLLDSDGGIDAIVCGNDELALGVLAGLRDRGRRVPDDVAVVSYDDIPDAQFTSPALTSIRPDVLQIARESLSMLTERVRGFDGPPRTVTVPHYLIVRESSPPTVHLP; this is encoded by the coding sequence ATGATCGAGGGATCTCCGGCGAAGCGGCCGGCCAGCAAGCGGGCTCCCACGCTCCGTGACGTGGCGGAGCATGCCGGGGTGTCCTTCAAGACGGTCTCCAACGTCATCAACGACTACGAGTACGTGAGCGAGACGACGCGCGCGAAGGTCAAGCGATCGATCGCCGAGCTCGGCTACATCCCCCAGAACGCCGCCCGGCAGTTGAGGACCGGGGCGAGCAACATCTTCACGCTCTCGTTCCCGTCGCTGGCCTTCAGCTACTTCTCGGGCCTGGCCCAGGAGATCGTGGATGAAGCAGCGCGTCAGGACCTCACCATCGTGCTGCGCAACAACTCCGCCGGCCGGGAGGAGGAGATGAAGGTCCTGACCGGGTTCGACCATCGCCTCGGTGACGGGTTCATCTTCAATCCGCTCCTGGTCGGCGAGCAGTTCATCGCCGATCTGGAGGAGGTCCGCCAGCCCACGGTGTTCATCGGCGAGCACGTGCCCACCGACCGGCTCCCGGCGGGGTCGGACTACGTGCGGATCGACAACACCCGTGCGTTCGTGGAGCTCACCGATCACGTCATCTCTCGCGGGCGCCGTCGTCCTGCGTTCCTCGGGTCCTTGCCGGCGCCGAGTGCCAACCAACCGCATGGCTCGATGCGACTGCGTCTGGACGGTTTCCGCACCTCGGTCGCCACGCACGGCCTATCGGTGCAGGACGCGCCCGTGGTCGCGGTCGACCATTGGCACCGCCTCGATGCTCGCCGCGCGGTGAATCGACTGCTGGATTCCGACGGCGGGATCGACGCGATCGTGTGCGGCAACGACGAGCTCGCGCTGGGGGTTCTGGCAGGCCTGCGCGACCGCGGCCGGCGCGTGCCCGACGACGTGGCGGTGGTCAGCTACGACGACATCCCTGACGCCCAATTCACCAGCCCAGCTCTGACGTCGATCCGGCCGGACGTGCTGCAGATCGCCCGTGAATCGCTGTCGATGCTGACCGAAAGGGTTCGAGGATTCGACGGGCCGCCACGCACCGTCACCGTCCCGCATTACTTGATCGTGCGGGAGAGCTCGCCGCCGACCGTCCATCTACCCTGA
- a CDS encoding class I SAM-dependent methyltransferase: MPDQPNDGTIHQHPLAYLLGLEGVALMRAFAGEYDRAFTEARIAEVRELLERAAELGPGVDVPPLPVADGYDGWAATYDGEDNGCFPMRDDVLTPLLDALAPGRVLDAGCGTGAVTQQLVDRGHDVVGVDFSKAMLSRARTAVPEARFLEGDLTDLPLPDADVDHLVCSLALTHLSDLGPFFAEAARVMRPGGHLLVLDTRGHFTGSPRYPLVKQSPDGRTGHITGHSHGLGDYLRAALPHGFVVRACQETYLGEGTVGPEETAAPLTPGPPNIWELHPWIPEATNAAKAGQAAVVAWEFELRPDV, from the coding sequence ATGCCGGACCAGCCGAACGACGGGACCATCCACCAGCACCCTCTGGCTTATCTCCTGGGGCTCGAAGGCGTCGCCCTGATGCGCGCCTTCGCCGGCGAGTACGACCGCGCGTTCACCGAGGCCAGAATCGCCGAGGTGCGCGAACTGCTCGAGCGCGCCGCCGAGCTCGGCCCCGGGGTCGACGTCCCTCCCCTGCCGGTGGCCGACGGCTATGACGGCTGGGCGGCGACCTACGACGGCGAGGACAACGGCTGCTTCCCGATGCGCGACGACGTACTCACCCCGCTGCTCGATGCCCTGGCGCCCGGTCGCGTGCTCGACGCCGGTTGCGGGACCGGTGCGGTCACCCAGCAGCTGGTGGACCGAGGGCACGACGTCGTCGGCGTCGACTTCTCCAAGGCCATGCTGTCGCGCGCCCGCACGGCGGTGCCCGAGGCCAGGTTCCTGGAGGGCGACCTCACCGATCTGCCGCTGCCCGACGCTGACGTCGACCACCTGGTGTGCAGCCTGGCGCTCACCCACCTCAGTGACCTGGGCCCGTTCTTCGCCGAAGCCGCGCGGGTCATGCGACCCGGTGGCCACCTGCTCGTGCTCGACACCCGCGGCCACTTCACCGGCTCACCGCGTTACCCGCTGGTCAAACAGTCGCCCGACGGTCGCACCGGTCACATCACGGGCCACAGTCACGGTCTCGGCGACTACCTGCGCGCAGCCCTGCCGCATGGTTTCGTGGTGCGCGCCTGCCAGGAGACCTACCTCGGCGAGGGCACGGTCGGGCCCGAGGAGACGGCCGCGCCGCTGACCCCCGGTCCGCCGAACATCTGGGAGTTGCACCCGTGGATTCCCGAGGCCACCAACGCGGCCAAAGCCGGGCAGGCGGCGGTCGTCGCCTGGGAGTTCGAGCTGCGGCCCGACGTCTGA
- a CDS encoding RidA family protein, giving the protein MTVQLQTPEGMFQPVPYHHVSIATGSRQVQVAGQIARDGEGRPVAPGDLGGQLAHALRNTARGLAGAGATFSDVVRLRFFVTDWRPEKYTDFMAGIEGVTEELGLPTPLPPVSVIGVDYLFEPDVLIEVEADAVLD; this is encoded by the coding sequence GTGACTGTGCAGCTTCAGACCCCCGAGGGCATGTTCCAGCCCGTCCCGTACCACCACGTCTCCATCGCCACGGGATCTCGCCAGGTCCAGGTGGCCGGGCAGATCGCTCGCGATGGTGAGGGCCGCCCGGTCGCTCCCGGTGATCTGGGCGGCCAGCTCGCCCACGCACTGCGCAACACCGCGCGAGGACTGGCGGGGGCCGGGGCGACGTTCTCCGACGTCGTGCGCCTGAGATTCTTCGTCACCGACTGGCGGCCCGAGAAGTACACCGATTTCATGGCGGGTATCGAGGGCGTCACGGAGGAGTTGGGCCTGCCTACCCCGCTGCCACCTGTGTCGGTGATCGGTGTCGATTATCTGTTCGAGCCCGACGTGCTGATCGAGGTAGAGGCCGACGCTGTTCTCGACTGA
- a CDS encoding winged helix-turn-helix transcriptional regulator, whose product MDDTASAPVPAQITAEQRELLDQVLDRWSLQVLDKLCERPHRFNELRRAITVVTQKSLTSTLRRLERNGMVDRVVVGTRPVAVEYHLTELGATLQDLIDALLRWASGNMESVRHARARFDDGGPA is encoded by the coding sequence ATGGACGACACCGCCTCCGCACCTGTCCCGGCCCAGATCACCGCCGAGCAGCGCGAACTGCTGGACCAGGTATTGGACAGATGGTCGCTGCAGGTGCTCGACAAGCTCTGCGAGCGTCCGCACCGCTTCAATGAGCTGCGTCGCGCGATAACTGTGGTGACGCAGAAATCCCTCACCTCGACTCTCCGACGACTCGAGCGCAATGGCATGGTCGACCGTGTCGTCGTGGGGACACGACCTGTCGCCGTGGAGTACCACCTCACGGAGTTGGGCGCGACGCTGCAGGACCTCATCGACGCCCTGCTGAGATGGGCGTCGGGGAACATGGAATCAGTCCGTCATGCTCGTGCTCGCTTCGACGACGGTGGCCCTGCCTGA
- a CDS encoding phosphotransferase-like protein, with protein sequence MVGRVIALAGTSSVGKSSVAARLQEILPEPHLVVGIDHFFSMFPQHWEDHPRGPGPGFWYEESADPDGSPRSRIRYGVAGERLLAGMRASVRAMLDCGNNVILDEMPVDSSIIPAWKRELASFHAYWVHLKAPLSVVEQREAGRTRGRQWGNARGHFGIADREDFDLVLDASSAAPGDIAAEIKRASSAVAPHR encoded by the coding sequence ATGGTCGGTCGGGTCATCGCCCTCGCGGGCACGTCGAGCGTGGGGAAGTCGTCCGTGGCCGCACGACTCCAGGAGATCCTGCCCGAGCCGCATCTGGTGGTGGGCATCGACCACTTCTTCAGCATGTTCCCCCAGCACTGGGAGGACCACCCGCGGGGCCCGGGGCCCGGATTCTGGTACGAGGAGAGCGCCGACCCGGACGGCTCGCCACGCTCGAGGATCCGGTACGGAGTGGCAGGTGAGCGGCTTCTCGCCGGGATGCGCGCCTCGGTGCGGGCGATGCTCGACTGCGGCAACAACGTGATCCTGGACGAGATGCCTGTGGACTCATCGATCATCCCCGCGTGGAAGCGGGAGCTTGCCTCCTTCCACGCGTACTGGGTGCACCTGAAGGCCCCGCTCAGCGTCGTCGAGCAGCGCGAGGCCGGACGCACCCGGGGGCGGCAATGGGGGAACGCCCGCGGACACTTCGGGATCGCCGACCGCGAGGACTTCGACCTGGTGCTCGATGCCTCATCTGCTGCGCCTGGGGATATTGCCGCGGAGATCAAGCGCGCGTCGTCGGCGGTCGCTCCTCACCGCTGA
- a CDS encoding epoxide hydrolase family protein produces the protein MNHHSRDVHAFESHATDADLEDLRARLAAARLPEAETIHGAAPGPGRWDQGVPLADLADVVNYWRTEYDWRSFERRLDRIGQFRTVIDGLEIHFLHRRSSRPDATPLILTHGWPGSIAEFTQVIAELAEPEAADAPAFHVVAPSLPGFGYSDKPSTTGWGIEKIAATWVQLMDRLGYTEFLAHGGDWGGVITTILGGRFPEHVLGIHTTVAQPPPGLPMDGLSTQERAWVTESRDFWGLHAAYAKQQATGPQTIGYSLVDSPVGLLAWILDKFAEWTDTADSPFETIPRDRVLDDVTLYWLTRTGASSARIYSESHDSLDPALRVDVPSAITIYPRDIERWPRVWAQERFRQIVRWRTPDTGGHFPSLEVPEYFVDDLREGLAAVLEVHR, from the coding sequence ATGAACCACCACTCCCGGGACGTGCACGCCTTCGAGTCCCACGCCACCGACGCCGACCTCGAGGACCTGCGAGCGCGGCTGGCCGCCGCACGACTGCCGGAAGCCGAGACGATCCATGGCGCTGCACCCGGCCCCGGCCGATGGGACCAGGGCGTGCCCCTCGCCGACCTCGCGGACGTCGTGAACTACTGGCGCACCGAGTACGACTGGCGGTCATTCGAGAGGCGTCTGGACCGGATCGGCCAGTTCCGCACCGTCATCGACGGTCTGGAGATCCACTTCCTGCATCGCCGATCCTCCCGCCCTGATGCGACCCCTCTGATCCTCACCCACGGCTGGCCGGGGAGTATCGCCGAGTTCACCCAGGTCATTGCCGAACTGGCTGAACCGGAGGCCGCTGACGCGCCGGCGTTCCACGTCGTGGCCCCCTCACTGCCGGGCTTCGGCTACAGCGACAAGCCGTCCACCACCGGATGGGGGATCGAGAAGATCGCGGCCACCTGGGTGCAGCTGATGGACAGGCTCGGGTACACCGAGTTCCTCGCCCACGGCGGCGACTGGGGAGGCGTGATCACCACGATCCTCGGCGGCAGATTCCCGGAGCACGTCCTCGGCATCCACACCACCGTCGCGCAGCCACCGCCCGGATTGCCGATGGACGGGCTGTCTACGCAGGAGCGTGCGTGGGTCACGGAATCTCGTGACTTCTGGGGCCTCCATGCGGCGTATGCGAAGCAGCAGGCGACGGGACCGCAGACCATCGGCTACTCGCTCGTCGACTCACCCGTCGGGCTCCTCGCCTGGATTCTCGACAAGTTCGCCGAGTGGACGGACACCGCGGACAGCCCGTTCGAGACGATCCCCAGAGACCGCGTTCTCGACGACGTCACGCTGTACTGGCTGACGCGCACAGGAGCGTCCTCCGCCCGTATCTACTCCGAGAGCCATGACTCGCTCGACCCCGCGCTCCGGGTCGACGTCCCGTCGGCCATCACGATCTACCCCCGCGACATCGAGCGGTGGCCGCGCGTCTGGGCGCAGGAGCGGTTCCGACAGATCGTCCGGTGGAGAACGCCGGATACCGGAGGGCACTTCCCGTCGCTGGAGGTTCCGGAATACTTCGTCGATGATCTGCGCGAGGGGCTCGCCGCGGTGCTGGAGGTTCACCGGTGA
- a CDS encoding CGNR zinc finger domain-containing protein produces the protein MSSGFPDFRLGTVLATSFTATLTERCGDPVERIPTPNRLAEWLAVSGLAVKSCTSAELERARELREAIHTTATAAARHSGLPAPAVEIINDCSTRSRAAANLTSEGNRHWRLSATSSVDDALGVIAADAISIIAGERDGRLALCASPTCQAAFFDTSRSRTRRWCDMNTCGNREKKARFHAGRRKDPR, from the coding sequence ATGAGTTCCGGCTTCCCCGACTTCCGCCTCGGCACAGTGCTCGCGACCAGCTTCACGGCGACGCTGACGGAGCGTTGCGGCGATCCCGTGGAGCGGATCCCCACCCCGAACCGGCTTGCCGAGTGGCTGGCGGTGAGCGGCCTCGCCGTCAAGTCCTGCACCTCGGCTGAGCTCGAGCGCGCGCGCGAGCTGAGGGAAGCGATTCACACCACGGCGACCGCGGCTGCGCGTCACTCAGGCCTACCTGCCCCAGCTGTCGAGATCATCAATGACTGCAGCACCCGGAGTCGGGCCGCGGCAAACCTGACCTCCGAAGGAAACCGACACTGGAGGCTCAGCGCGACCTCCTCCGTGGACGACGCCCTCGGCGTCATCGCCGCCGACGCGATCAGCATCATCGCGGGTGAACGGGACGGACGGCTGGCGCTGTGCGCCTCGCCGACCTGCCAGGCAGCCTTTTTCGACACCAGTCGCAGTCGCACCCGCCGCTGGTGCGACATGAACACCTGCGGCAATCGCGAGAAGAAGGCGCGCTTCCATGCCGGGCGCCGCAAGGACCCGCGGTGA
- a CDS encoding PH domain-containing protein: MNNTPDQHSLFLALDRISEKPVPRGAYEVILRKFLVPDEFVHLAFDGNGWTFLDPLLLVTDRRILRLREGVFGGWAKRGEVPAADVMGASVTRWILFGAVNVHARNGQSFRVHYNLEDEAQVFVEGLNRLIGR; the protein is encoded by the coding sequence GTGAATAACACACCCGATCAGCACTCCCTGTTCCTCGCGCTCGATCGAATCTCCGAGAAGCCGGTGCCACGAGGCGCTTACGAAGTCATCCTGAGGAAGTTCCTCGTTCCAGACGAGTTCGTCCACCTGGCCTTCGACGGCAACGGATGGACCTTCCTGGATCCGCTACTGCTTGTGACCGACCGTAGGATCCTGCGTCTGCGCGAGGGCGTGTTCGGCGGGTGGGCGAAGCGAGGGGAGGTCCCTGCAGCAGATGTCATGGGGGCCTCCGTCACCCGTTGGATCTTGTTCGGTGCCGTCAATGTTCATGCGAGGAACGGCCAGTCCTTTCGAGTGCACTACAACCTCGAGGACGAAGCCCAGGTTTTCGTGGAGGGCCTCAACCGTCTCATCGGCCGGTGA
- a CDS encoding PH domain-containing protein, with translation MPSTADPQHSLFTAIDRLYDRPQPHGPYKTILTKYLAPDEIVHLAFRGNGWTFMDPMLIITDRRILRLRDLGFGKWSKRGEVAARDVLGASVNRRFLFGTVEIHLRNGQALRVQYTTDTEADTFVDGLNRLIGR, from the coding sequence GTGCCCAGTACTGCAGATCCTCAGCACTCCCTGTTCACCGCAATCGATCGTCTCTACGACCGGCCACAGCCGCACGGGCCCTATAAGACGATCCTGACGAAGTATCTCGCTCCGGATGAGATCGTGCATCTGGCGTTCCGTGGCAACGGGTGGACTTTCATGGATCCGATGCTGATTATCACGGATCGGCGGATCCTGCGGCTCCGCGACCTAGGGTTCGGCAAGTGGAGTAAACGCGGAGAGGTCGCTGCTCGCGACGTGCTCGGAGCCTCTGTGAACCGCAGGTTCCTGTTCGGGACGGTCGAGATCCACCTGCGGAACGGACAGGCGCTCCGGGTGCAGTACACGACGGACACCGAAGCGGACACCTTTGTGGACGGCCTCAACCGTCTCATCGGCCGGTGA
- a CDS encoding WXG100 family type VII secretion target, with protein sequence MSGFYGADTEQLRSHAQLLKDRASTLKDLRERLDPLVMDESAWMGADAESFREQWRGQTAGQFDQIGEGLTDRSSDLETHAEQQDEASTAEGEGSGGFLDFLKDAFPFAKGLVDAVKGTVLGGKKIWDVLSNMKNPDELLKKLRGLNGKVFDKILDKLGSFDELMKKAPWLLKGGKVLGKLLPGLDILAGGWQMIDSIKSGDTFHAITGVVTAVGGILITAGTICDMTGVGAVVGVPLQVIGGVLVGGAMIADGVKWAVDNWDTISENASKAWDATTEFAGDAWDATTEAASDAWDGATDAASDAVDGLKDAAGGVKNALGF encoded by the coding sequence ATGAGCGGGTTCTACGGGGCGGACACCGAACAGCTGCGATCGCATGCACAACTGTTGAAGGATCGGGCGAGCACGCTCAAGGATCTCCGCGAACGCCTGGATCCCCTGGTGATGGACGAATCGGCGTGGATGGGTGCCGACGCGGAGTCCTTCCGCGAGCAGTGGCGCGGCCAGACTGCAGGTCAGTTTGACCAGATCGGCGAAGGACTGACGGACCGAAGCAGCGACCTCGAGACGCACGCCGAGCAGCAGGACGAGGCCTCTACCGCGGAGGGTGAGGGTTCCGGCGGGTTCCTGGACTTCCTCAAGGACGCCTTCCCCTTCGCGAAGGGGCTCGTCGATGCGGTCAAGGGCACTGTACTCGGCGGCAAGAAAATCTGGGATGTTCTGTCGAACATGAAGAACCCAGACGAGCTCTTGAAGAAGCTTCGAGGGCTCAACGGCAAAGTCTTCGACAAGATCCTGGACAAGCTCGGCAGCTTCGATGAGCTCATGAAGAAGGCCCCCTGGCTGCTGAAGGGCGGAAAGGTCCTCGGCAAGCTCCTCCCCGGCCTGGACATCCTCGCCGGCGGCTGGCAGATGATCGACTCGATCAAAAGCGGCGACACCTTCCACGCGATCACGGGCGTAGTGACCGCCGTGGGCGGCATCCTCATCACCGCCGGCACGATCTGCGACATGACCGGTGTCGGCGCCGTCGTCGGCGTGCCCCTCCAGGTGATCGGGGGAGTCCTCGTGGGTGGCGCGATGATCGCCGATGGCGTGAAATGGGCCGTGGACAACTGGGACACCATCTCCGAGAACGCGAGCAAAGCCTGGGATGCCACCACGGAGTTCGCAGGAGACGCCTGGGATGCCACCACGGAAGCCGCGAGCGACGCCTGGGACGGTGCGACGGACGCTGCGAGCGACGCCGTGGACGGTCTCAAGGACGCCGCCGGTGGCGTGAAGAACGCCCTCGGGTTCTGA
- a CDS encoding glutaredoxin family protein, whose translation MTTPLDEGRLMAAVLTIYGRSDCRGCDALVRRAIRRGVPYRYVDLERDAGARAHVRTLGLDELPVGEVGEVRFSGVRYDLVDALAHPATPHPLHGHPSDLH comes from the coding sequence GTGACCACTCCCCTCGACGAAGGGCGCCTCATGGCCGCCGTGCTGACCATCTACGGCAGATCCGACTGCCGGGGCTGCGACGCCCTGGTCCGGCGAGCCATCCGCCGCGGCGTGCCCTACCGCTACGTCGACCTCGAGCGCGACGCCGGGGCCAGAGCCCACGTCCGCACGCTCGGACTCGACGAGCTGCCCGTCGGCGAGGTCGGCGAAGTGCGGTTCAGCGGGGTCAGGTACGACCTCGTCGACGCCTTGGCCCATCCTGCAACTCCTCACCCCCTCCACGGCCATCCTTCTGACCTGCACTGA
- a CDS encoding SAF domain-containing protein: MPLLSTSTPKDAETGPEDAEHTPVPVAPSGSLLRRRRRPALIALGIALIVVCGLGTYWVVDRLSTTSQVVVAAADVPEGQVLSADDLTTTEVNVPAGTSVVSGSDLESLVGQRAASPLHEGALLSPGQVSEENFPAPGTAVVGIRVTAGQIPANDVEPGDSVQIVGTPREGDDPPTGDAPVVNGTVHAVASPTSEGVIVVDVLVEEERAATLTSLSATGRIGVVLLPEEQ; encoded by the coding sequence ATGCCCCTGCTGTCCACGAGCACGCCGAAGGACGCCGAAACCGGCCCGGAGGACGCTGAGCACACTCCCGTCCCCGTGGCACCCTCCGGCTCCTTGCTGCGCAGACGGCGCCGACCGGCCCTGATCGCGCTGGGCATCGCCCTGATCGTGGTCTGCGGCCTGGGGACCTACTGGGTCGTGGACCGGCTGTCGACGACCAGCCAGGTCGTCGTCGCGGCCGCGGACGTCCCCGAGGGCCAGGTCCTGAGCGCCGATGACCTCACCACGACAGAGGTGAACGTCCCGGCCGGCACCTCCGTCGTCTCGGGAAGCGATCTCGAGTCGCTGGTCGGTCAGCGCGCCGCCTCCCCGCTGCACGAAGGGGCGCTGCTCTCCCCCGGGCAGGTCAGCGAGGAGAACTTCCCCGCCCCCGGCACGGCCGTGGTCGGCATCCGGGTCACGGCCGGTCAGATCCCGGCGAACGACGTCGAGCCCGGGGACTCCGTCCAGATCGTCGGCACGCCCCGGGAGGGCGACGACCCGCCCACGGGCGATGCCCCCGTCGTCAACGGCACCGTCCATGCTGTCGCTTCCCCCACCTCCGAAGGCGTGATCGTGGTCGACGTGCTGGTCGAGGAGGAGCGGGCCGCGACGCTCACCTCGCTGTCCGCCACCGGCAGGATCGGTGTCGTGCTCCTGCCCGAGGAGCAGTGA
- a CDS encoding MinD/ParA family ATP-binding protein — protein sequence MLISLTSVSGSPGVSTTAVGLALMWPRDVILLEADTVGASPTLAGFFAGSVPPKSTVLDLVPGADFEEQLMRRSLPLTEEQSPLRRLVPGISNPLHGKALSTRWDALALALYDLDRAGIDVITDIGRIHSPYLAAPILQASDVSVLTLRPTITSTLTARTTIKHRRLAEDDGLSAPAFHLLTVSAPDTYSPSETSRALHHPTVGSLPWAPKHAAALAHGRPRPRGFDTSSYARNLRSLADAISAAGQKRRTAIQTLRGATR from the coding sequence ATGCTGATCTCCCTGACCTCCGTCTCCGGATCCCCGGGCGTGTCCACCACCGCCGTGGGCCTGGCCCTGATGTGGCCCCGCGACGTGATCCTGCTGGAGGCCGACACCGTCGGCGCCTCCCCCACACTGGCCGGGTTCTTCGCAGGCAGCGTGCCGCCGAAATCCACGGTTCTGGACCTGGTGCCGGGCGCGGACTTCGAGGAACAGCTCATGAGGCGGTCCCTCCCCCTCACCGAGGAGCAGTCCCCGCTGCGCCGTCTGGTCCCTGGGATCAGCAATCCTCTGCACGGCAAGGCGCTGTCGACCCGTTGGGACGCCTTGGCCCTGGCGCTGTACGACCTGGACCGGGCCGGGATCGACGTGATCACCGACATCGGCCGGATCCACTCCCCGTACCTGGCCGCGCCGATCCTGCAGGCCTCCGACGTCTCGGTGCTGACGCTGCGACCGACGATCACCTCGACCCTGACCGCACGCACCACGATCAAGCACCGTCGCCTCGCCGAGGACGACGGGCTCTCCGCCCCTGCCTTCCACCTGCTGACCGTCTCGGCGCCCGACACCTACTCCCCCTCCGAGACCAGCCGGGCGCTGCACCATCCGACGGTGGGCTCGCTCCCCTGGGCCCCCAAGCACGCCGCGGCGCTCGCCCACGGCCGCCCCCGGCCACGCGGCTTCGACACCAGCTCCTACGCGCGCAACCTGCGCTCGCTCGCGGATGCGATCTCGGCCGCCGGGCAGAAGCGCCGCACCGCGATCCAGACCCTCCGAGGTGCCACCCGATGA